A window of Raineyella sp. W15-4 contains these coding sequences:
- a CDS encoding type II toxin-antitoxin system VapC family toxin has product MIVDANVLLYAVDADSRFHAEARDWLEGALNGATRVGLPWISLVAFQRIITHPRVTARPLDAAAAWGYVTDWLAADQAWVPSAGARHGEILGRLLTEGDLRGNLVTDAHLAALAIEHGVDLVSYDSDFARFDGVTWVHPGAR; this is encoded by the coding sequence GTGATCGTCGACGCGAATGTGCTCCTGTATGCGGTCGACGCCGACAGTCGCTTTCACGCCGAGGCGCGGGATTGGCTGGAGGGCGCGCTGAATGGTGCCACCAGAGTCGGGCTCCCGTGGATCTCGCTGGTCGCCTTCCAGCGGATCATCACCCACCCACGGGTCACCGCCCGACCACTCGACGCGGCCGCGGCCTGGGGATACGTGACCGACTGGCTGGCGGCTGACCAGGCCTGGGTACCGAGCGCGGGAGCCCGACACGGGGAGATCCTCGGCCGGTTGCTGACCGAGGGAGACCTGCGCGGCAACCTGGTGACGGACGCTCACCTGGCGGCGCTGGCGATCGAGCACGGCGTGGACCTGGTGTCGTACGACAGCGACTTCGCCCGGTTCGACGGCGTGACCTGGGTCCACCCGGGGGCTCGATAG
- a CDS encoding sulfite exporter TauE/SafE family protein, with amino-acid sequence MIWLAVMLVAALIALDKSLLPGAAILGIGALANIIPAKEATGVTLALIIIADWTAIWAFRKNVDRKTLRRLLPNVVVGVVLGAGFLFVADDTVTRRVIGAIILVFVTWNVAPMIRRYLRERTNARTAAENTIADNTVADRTDGADAAGPDTGVATEYLTAADSPSGTASTEVVSVPPTEVTPTETALPAAGPRRTKGILFGTLAGFTTMVANAGGPVTSMYFMTEGFSVRLFLGTTAWFYLIINLVKLPFSLGLGMITTSWLPMIAASIPVIIATVAVGRWASGRINRSVFNVLIVILTLVTGVMLLV; translated from the coding sequence ATGATCTGGTTGGCCGTGATGCTTGTCGCGGCGCTCATCGCGCTCGACAAGTCCCTCCTGCCCGGGGCCGCGATCCTCGGGATCGGCGCCCTCGCGAACATCATTCCCGCCAAGGAGGCCACCGGTGTCACCCTCGCCCTGATCATCATCGCCGACTGGACGGCGATCTGGGCGTTCCGGAAGAACGTCGACCGGAAGACGCTGCGCCGTCTGCTGCCGAACGTCGTCGTCGGGGTGGTCCTCGGTGCCGGCTTCCTCTTCGTCGCCGACGACACGGTGACCCGACGGGTGATCGGTGCCATCATCCTCGTCTTCGTCACCTGGAACGTCGCCCCGATGATCCGCCGCTACCTGCGGGAACGGACGAACGCCCGTACGGCCGCCGAGAACACCATCGCTGACAACACGGTCGCCGATCGTACGGACGGCGCCGACGCGGCCGGTCCGGACACCGGCGTCGCGACGGAGTACCTTACGGCGGCCGACAGCCCGTCCGGCACCGCGTCCACCGAGGTCGTGTCGGTCCCACCCACCGAGGTCACGCCCACCGAGACCGCCCTACCGGCCGCGGGGCCGCGGCGCACGAAGGGCATCCTCTTCGGGACCCTGGCCGGGTTCACCACCATGGTCGCCAACGCCGGCGGGCCGGTCACCTCGATGTACTTCATGACCGAGGGGTTCTCCGTCCGCCTCTTCCTCGGCACCACGGCCTGGTTCTACCTGATCATCAACCTGGTCAAACTGCCCTTCTCACTCGGTCTCGGCATGATCACCACCAGTTGGCTGCCGATGATCGCCGCCTCGATCCCGGTGATCATCGCCACCGTCGCCGTCGGGCGATGGGCCTCGGGACGGATCAACCGCTCCGTCTTCAACGTCCTGATCGTGATCCTCACCCTGGTGACCGGGGTGATGCTGCTCGTCTAG
- a CDS encoding alpha/beta hydrolase produces the protein MALGYLFGALPWAVVGLLLLWAPRRPRPLAGAVFLLSVVLGEWPAFPLGYLAVMTWGQWRDEWVPGAWPGLVVTAIGAAAFLTIAVRSQWAPVTVIRALDAGLGPGWESRLDPAARERWQDYAHPGPWPGPDAGRRLRLFLLPFWLLSPRIERLPDVPYGIDDRRQHLDLYRSRDQGAGASVLVYFHGGGYTGGSKRWESRWLLQQFARRGWLVISADYRVRPRFGMADHLADAKRVIAWAHEHAAEHGGDPRRLFVAGSSAGAHLTAICAQTPNDPALQPGFEDADTTVAGAIGLYGYYGDHDGDGDHDGDSRLGPVPSSPLRVAPGAGTPPFLIVHGDDDTATPVEGARALTRHLRAAHVPVAYVELPGANHAFDVLRSVRFDAVVAGADAFTAWVLGSADPGANRRTGSARRGRPD, from the coding sequence ATGGCGCTCGGATATCTCTTCGGTGCCCTGCCATGGGCAGTGGTGGGCCTGCTGCTCCTGTGGGCTCCGCGCCGGCCCCGGCCGCTCGCCGGGGCGGTGTTCCTGCTGAGCGTCGTCCTCGGAGAGTGGCCGGCATTCCCGCTGGGCTACCTCGCCGTGATGACCTGGGGACAGTGGCGCGACGAGTGGGTGCCCGGCGCCTGGCCGGGACTGGTCGTCACCGCGATCGGCGCCGCGGCCTTCCTCACGATCGCCGTCCGGAGCCAGTGGGCACCGGTCACGGTGATCCGAGCCCTGGACGCGGGCCTGGGGCCGGGGTGGGAGTCCCGGCTCGACCCCGCGGCGCGGGAACGCTGGCAGGACTACGCCCACCCGGGCCCGTGGCCCGGCCCCGATGCGGGGCGGCGGCTGCGGCTGTTCCTGCTGCCGTTCTGGCTGCTCAGTCCCCGGATCGAGCGCCTCCCCGACGTCCCGTACGGCATCGACGATCGGCGGCAACACCTGGACCTCTACCGCTCCCGCGACCAGGGCGCCGGAGCGTCCGTCCTGGTGTACTTCCACGGCGGTGGCTACACCGGCGGCTCGAAGCGGTGGGAGTCGCGGTGGCTGCTGCAGCAGTTCGCCCGACGGGGGTGGCTGGTGATCAGCGCCGACTACCGGGTCCGCCCGCGCTTCGGCATGGCCGACCACCTCGCCGACGCGAAGCGAGTGATCGCCTGGGCCCACGAGCACGCCGCCGAGCACGGGGGTGACCCGCGCCGGCTGTTCGTCGCAGGATCCTCGGCCGGAGCCCACCTGACCGCGATCTGCGCCCAGACCCCGAACGACCCGGCCCTCCAGCCCGGCTTCGAGGACGCCGACACGACCGTCGCCGGCGCGATCGGACTCTACGGCTACTACGGAGACCATGACGGTGACGGAGACCATGACGGCGACTCCCGGCTCGGCCCCGTGCCGTCCTCCCCACTGCGCGTCGCACCCGGGGCGGGGACCCCGCCGTTCCTCATCGTCCATGGTGACGACGACACCGCCACGCCGGTCGAGGGCGCTCGCGCGCTCACCCGGCACCTGCGCGCCGCGCACGTCCCCGTGGCGTACGTCGAACTGCCGGGCGCCAATCACGCCTTCGACGTGCTGCGCTCCGTACGCTTCGATGCGGTGGTGGCCGGAGCGGACGCCTTCACCGCCTGGGTGCTGGGCAGCGCGGACCCGGGGGCGAACCGCCGGACCGGCTCTGCGCGACGGGGCCGGCCGGACTGA
- a CDS encoding alpha/beta fold hydrolase, translating to MVDRSTARHRTTGVQRRWWRRLALLVLLGFALGGATGAVRTLLGPPGVGHFRSERGRAEYAAAYDEAMSALPPPTAVHDVATRWGTVRVYEWAPPGSAGRTPVVLLPGRSSGVPMWQVNLPGFAAQRRILALDALGDAGMSVQGVPLASFDDMAVWIHEVLTRLAPDGAHVVGHSFGGATAAAYARQYPDDVVSLTLLEPVFTFARPPADMMGWAVLGSFPGLPDPVRELALGRIGGGTYDPDDPLARMIAEGSKHYTAALPTPNPLTEDQAARLTMPVYVAIASTDSLAGGRRAADRATAVLPHGIVETWPDTTHSLPMQVAGPLEERLERLWAEQEG from the coding sequence ATGGTGGACCGCAGCACCGCTCGACACCGCACCACCGGCGTGCAGCGCCGGTGGTGGCGACGACTCGCCCTGCTGGTCCTGCTCGGCTTCGCGCTCGGCGGCGCGACCGGCGCCGTCCGGACGCTGCTCGGTCCGCCCGGGGTGGGGCACTTCCGGTCCGAGCGCGGCCGCGCCGAGTATGCCGCGGCGTATGACGAGGCGATGTCCGCCCTGCCGCCACCGACCGCTGTCCACGACGTCGCGACCCGCTGGGGCACCGTGCGGGTGTACGAGTGGGCCCCACCGGGCTCCGCGGGGCGCACCCCGGTGGTCCTGTTGCCGGGGCGCAGCTCCGGCGTACCGATGTGGCAGGTGAATCTGCCGGGCTTCGCCGCGCAGCGCCGCATCCTCGCCCTCGACGCGTTGGGCGACGCAGGCATGTCGGTGCAGGGTGTGCCGCTGGCCTCGTTCGACGACATGGCCGTCTGGATCCACGAGGTCCTCACCCGGCTTGCCCCGGACGGTGCTCACGTGGTGGGGCACTCGTTCGGCGGGGCGACCGCGGCGGCGTACGCGCGGCAGTACCCGGACGACGTGGTGTCGCTGACCCTGCTGGAGCCGGTGTTCACCTTCGCCCGCCCTCCGGCGGACATGATGGGGTGGGCCGTGCTCGGTTCGTTTCCCGGCCTGCCGGACCCGGTGCGGGAGCTGGCCCTGGGCAGGATCGGCGGCGGGACGTACGACCCGGACGACCCGCTGGCCCGGATGATCGCCGAGGGCTCGAAGCACTACACGGCGGCGCTGCCGACCCCGAACCCGCTCACCGAGGACCAGGCCGCACGGTTGACCATGCCGGTGTACGTGGCGATCGCCTCGACCGACTCACTGGCCGGCGGGCGCCGCGCCGCCGACCGGGCGACCGCTGTGCTCCCCCACGGCATCGTCGAGACCTGGCCCGACACCACGCACTCCCTGCCGATGCAGGTGGCCGGCCCGCTCGAGGAGCGCCTGGAACGTCTGTGGGCCGAGCAGGAGGGATAG
- a CDS encoding TetR/AcrR family transcriptional regulator: MPRIVDHAQRRQEIVLALWSVIYRRGIAGVSYQAVADAAGVSVGRIQHYFGSMRELVLEGARTIVALSSEAWYAAGQGQDAAARLASLVRQPVPDTETFRRGAAVWYTYVAASTADPEIGAIVREALSGGFDAATELVIALPGDRDPAVARSDAVRLIALSHGITQAVLVGAVETGEALALLDREVGRLGG, translated from the coding sequence ATGCCCAGGATCGTCGACCACGCCCAGCGTCGGCAGGAGATCGTGCTGGCTCTGTGGTCGGTGATCTACCGGCGCGGCATCGCCGGGGTGAGCTATCAGGCCGTCGCCGACGCGGCCGGGGTGTCGGTCGGCAGGATCCAGCACTACTTCGGGTCCATGCGGGAGCTGGTGCTCGAGGGGGCGCGCACCATCGTCGCCCTGTCGTCGGAGGCGTGGTACGCGGCCGGGCAGGGGCAGGACGCCGCCGCCCGCCTGGCCTCCCTGGTCCGCCAGCCCGTCCCCGACACCGAGACCTTCCGCCGTGGCGCGGCTGTCTGGTACACGTACGTGGCTGCCTCCACGGCCGATCCGGAGATCGGGGCGATCGTCCGCGAGGCCCTGTCCGGCGGGTTCGACGCCGCCACCGAGCTGGTCATCGCCCTGCCCGGCGACCGAGACCCGGCCGTGGCACGATCCGATGCGGTGCGGCTGATCGCGCTGAGTCACGGCATCACCCAGGCCGTCCTGGTCGGTGCTGTAGAGACCGGGGAGGCGCTGGCTCTGCTCGACCGCGAGGTGGGACGCCTCGGCGGCTGA
- a CDS encoding PLD nuclease N-terminal domain-containing protein, which translates to MAKKRWQDLTKGQQAAMLTLASVQLSLAATAWADLARRPANAVRGRKGVWAAVIAINFIGPILYFLRGRRA; encoded by the coding sequence ATGGCGAAGAAGCGTTGGCAGGATCTCACCAAGGGACAGCAGGCGGCGATGCTGACGCTGGCCTCCGTCCAGCTCTCGCTGGCCGCGACGGCCTGGGCGGACCTGGCACGCCGCCCGGCCAACGCCGTGCGGGGCCGCAAGGGCGTCTGGGCCGCGGTGATCGCGATCAACTTCATCGGCCCGATCCTCTACTTCCTGCGCGGGCGCCGGGCCTGA
- a CDS encoding (4Fe-4S)-binding protein, with protein MTRKLYTGRLVDVSFDGEICQHAAECVRGMPEVFNTRARPWINLEPAATPEGAAQLIAVVGRCPSGALKIERGAEHAAG; from the coding sequence GTGACGCGCAAGCTCTACACTGGCCGACTCGTCGATGTCTCGTTCGACGGGGAGATCTGCCAGCACGCGGCGGAATGCGTCCGCGGGATGCCGGAGGTCTTCAACACCAGGGCCCGGCCGTGGATCAATCTCGAGCCGGCCGCGACCCCGGAGGGCGCCGCCCAGCTGATCGCGGTCGTCGGCCGCTGTCCCTCGGGCGCCCTGAAGATCGAACGCGGCGCGGAGCACGCCGCGGGCTGA
- a CDS encoding MarR family transcriptional regulator, which yields MTDEPSSPISDSLAFKLHQATVLVDKAADHYLRTHHDISYSLLVVLLMVGVLDHPNQREIADNLDVSRASITQRITALTGRGLVRVAPSGQDARAVQVSLTEAGAVLLATAWQGLESYDDGIDRGVDVAALERELDTLIDNARAHLARTREGNG from the coding sequence ATGACGGACGAACCCAGCAGCCCCATCTCCGACAGCCTCGCCTTCAAACTGCACCAGGCCACGGTGCTGGTCGACAAGGCCGCCGACCACTACCTGCGAACGCATCACGACATCAGCTACTCGCTGCTCGTGGTGCTGCTGATGGTGGGGGTCCTCGATCACCCGAACCAGCGCGAGATCGCCGACAACCTCGACGTCTCCCGGGCTTCGATCACCCAGCGGATCACCGCGCTGACCGGACGGGGCCTGGTCCGGGTGGCCCCGAGCGGCCAGGACGCCCGCGCGGTGCAGGTCTCGTTGACCGAGGCGGGCGCCGTGCTGCTGGCGACTGCCTGGCAGGGGTTGGAGTCGTACGACGACGGCATCGACCGGGGTGTCGACGTCGCCGCCCTGGAGCGGGAACTGGACACGTTGATCGACAATGCCCGGGCCCACCTGGCCCGGACGCGTGAAGGGAACGGATGA
- the katG gene encoding catalase/peroxidase HPI has product MSELDPTPHLPYPTEGSANPSWWPHRLNLKILAKNPQEADPLGPDFDYKQAFLGLDLTEVKQDLARVLTTSQPWWPADFGNYGPLIIRMAWHSTGTYRVFDGRGGGGTGQQRFAPLNSWPDNISLDKARRLLWPVKQKYGRALSWGDLMVLAGNVALEIMGLKTFGFGGGRPDVWEPDDDVYWGAEPTWLADDQRFTGQRELDKPLAATHMGLIYVNPEGPEGVPDPVAAGADIRTTFSRMGMTDEETVALIAGGHTFGKTHGAAPDAEHLGPAPEAAPLEQQGLGWKNSYGTGVGDDTITSGIEVTWTYHPTRWDDEFLHILFAYEWEVVRGPGGHYHWKPQQGGEDMVPLAHSEGRREPRMLTTDIALRVDPGFGPIARRFKDDQQAFTEAFARAWFKLTHRDMGPKTRYLGAEVPAEDLIWQDPLPARDYQLIDAADVVTLRQAVLGSGLSVADLVSTAWASAASFRGSDKRGGANGARIRLAPQRNWEVNRPGELGRVLAVLETIQQDFNTAQAEQNTGKQVSLADLIVLAGDVAVGKAAADAGVEVEVPFTPGRTDAVQEQTDVTSVGYLEPSHDGFRNYLKEGVHRLPAEHLLVDRANLLTLTAPEMAVLVGGLRVLGANWDGSSYGVFTQRPGVLTNDFFVNLLDLNTVWASADEESTTFRATDAVTGAATWTGTRVDLVFGANSELRAVAEVYASDDAKEQFVRDFVAAWVKVSELDRFDLR; this is encoded by the coding sequence ATGTCCGAGCTCGACCCGACCCCTCACCTGCCCTATCCCACGGAAGGCTCGGCCAACCCGTCGTGGTGGCCGCACCGCCTCAACCTCAAGATCCTGGCGAAGAACCCCCAGGAGGCCGACCCGCTGGGCCCCGACTTCGACTACAAGCAGGCCTTCCTCGGTCTCGACCTGACCGAGGTGAAGCAGGACCTCGCCCGGGTGCTCACCACCTCGCAGCCGTGGTGGCCGGCCGACTTCGGCAACTACGGCCCGCTGATCATCCGGATGGCCTGGCACAGCACCGGCACCTACCGCGTCTTCGACGGCCGCGGGGGTGGCGGCACCGGCCAGCAGCGGTTCGCCCCGCTGAACAGCTGGCCGGACAACATCAGCCTGGACAAGGCCCGGCGGCTGCTGTGGCCGGTGAAGCAGAAGTACGGGCGCGCCCTGTCCTGGGGAGACCTGATGGTCCTCGCCGGCAACGTCGCCCTGGAGATCATGGGGCTGAAGACGTTCGGCTTCGGCGGCGGCCGTCCCGACGTGTGGGAGCCCGACGACGACGTGTACTGGGGCGCCGAGCCCACCTGGCTGGCCGACGACCAGCGGTTCACCGGCCAGCGGGAGCTGGACAAGCCGCTGGCCGCGACCCACATGGGCCTGATCTACGTCAACCCGGAGGGCCCTGAGGGGGTGCCCGATCCGGTGGCCGCCGGCGCGGACATCCGGACCACCTTCTCCCGGATGGGGATGACCGACGAGGAGACGGTCGCACTGATCGCCGGCGGTCACACCTTCGGCAAGACCCACGGCGCCGCGCCGGACGCCGAGCACCTCGGCCCTGCCCCCGAGGCCGCCCCGCTGGAGCAGCAGGGCCTGGGGTGGAAGAACTCGTACGGCACCGGCGTCGGTGACGACACCATCACCAGCGGCATCGAGGTGACCTGGACCTACCACCCGACCCGCTGGGACGACGAGTTCCTGCACATCCTCTTCGCGTACGAGTGGGAGGTCGTCAGGGGACCGGGCGGCCACTACCACTGGAAGCCTCAGCAGGGCGGCGAGGACATGGTGCCGCTGGCCCACTCCGAGGGCCGCCGCGAGCCGCGGATGCTCACCACCGATATCGCACTGCGGGTGGATCCGGGCTTCGGGCCGATCGCCCGCCGGTTCAAGGACGACCAGCAGGCGTTCACCGAGGCGTTCGCCCGGGCCTGGTTCAAGCTCACCCACCGCGACATGGGTCCGAAGACCCGCTACCTCGGCGCCGAGGTGCCGGCGGAGGACCTGATCTGGCAGGACCCGCTGCCGGCGCGGGACTACCAGCTGATCGACGCCGCCGATGTGGTGACGCTGCGGCAGGCGGTGCTGGGGTCCGGGCTGAGCGTGGCCGACCTGGTGTCGACCGCCTGGGCCTCGGCCGCGTCCTTCCGGGGCAGCGACAAGCGCGGCGGTGCCAATGGCGCCCGGATCCGGCTGGCGCCGCAGCGCAACTGGGAGGTCAACCGCCCCGGTGAGCTCGGTCGGGTGCTGGCTGTCCTGGAGACGATCCAGCAGGACTTCAACACCGCCCAGGCGGAGCAGAACACCGGCAAGCAGGTGTCGCTGGCCGACCTGATCGTGCTGGCCGGCGACGTCGCGGTGGGCAAGGCGGCCGCCGACGCCGGCGTCGAGGTGGAGGTGCCCTTCACCCCGGGTCGTACGGATGCCGTGCAGGAGCAGACCGACGTCACGTCGGTCGGCTACCTGGAACCCAGCCACGACGGGTTCCGCAACTACCTCAAGGAGGGGGTGCACCGGCTGCCGGCCGAGCACCTGCTGGTCGACCGGGCCAATCTGCTGACCCTGACCGCCCCGGAGATGGCCGTGCTGGTCGGCGGCCTGCGGGTGCTCGGGGCGAACTGGGACGGCTCGTCGTACGGCGTGTTCACCCAGCGGCCGGGCGTCCTGACGAACGACTTCTTCGTCAACCTGCTCGATCTCAACACGGTCTGGGCCTCCGCGGACGAGGAGTCGACGACCTTCCGGGCCACCGACGCCGTGACCGGTGCGGCCACCTGGACCGGCACCCGGGTGGACCTGGTGTTCGGGGCGAACTCCGAGCTGCGGGCCGTCGCCGAGGTGTACGCCAGCGACGACGCCAAGGAGCAGTTCGTCCGCGACTTCGTCGCCGCCTGGGTGAAGGTGTCGGAGCTGGACCGGTTCGACCTGCGCTGA
- a CDS encoding ribbon-helix-helix protein, CopG family, with protein MRTTIRLDDDVAAAVERLRRERHLGLAEAVNQLARAGMERAGTRRKTFTQRTAHVGLRVDVSNIAEVLDLLDEDDA; from the coding sequence ATGCGTACGACGATCAGACTCGATGACGACGTCGCCGCTGCCGTCGAGCGGCTGCGCCGCGAGCGCCACCTCGGCCTTGCCGAGGCGGTGAACCAGTTGGCCCGGGCCGGCATGGAGCGGGCCGGCACGCGGCGGAAGACGTTCACTCAGCGGACCGCCCATGTGGGTCTTCGCGTCGATGTCTCCAATATTGCCGAGGTGCTCGACCTTCTGGACGAGGACGACGCGTGA
- a CDS encoding Fur family transcriptional regulator, producing MATSSRTSVGEWQEHLHRAGLRVTPGRLATLAHLEAHPHSTVAEILAGLAAAFPTLSAQSIHNITHDLAAGGLIRRVDLPESGSARYETRVHDNHHHIQCVVCGRIEDVDCAVGHAPCLTPSQTHGMRVLEAQVTFRGVCSGCEGALADAAAADRTPPADPASPADPASRMSAADPGDRPRVPTLRTKG from the coding sequence ATGGCGACGTCTTCCAGGACGAGTGTCGGCGAGTGGCAGGAGCACCTGCATCGCGCGGGGTTGCGCGTGACCCCGGGCCGGCTGGCCACGCTCGCCCACCTGGAGGCCCATCCGCACAGCACGGTGGCCGAGATCCTCGCCGGACTGGCCGCGGCGTTCCCCACCCTGTCGGCGCAGTCGATCCACAACATCACCCACGACCTGGCCGCCGGCGGGTTGATCCGGCGGGTCGACCTGCCCGAATCCGGCAGCGCCCGCTACGAGACCCGGGTCCACGACAACCACCACCACATCCAGTGCGTGGTCTGCGGCCGGATCGAGGACGTCGACTGCGCAGTCGGCCATGCCCCCTGCCTCACCCCCTCGCAGACCCACGGGATGCGCGTCCTCGAGGCGCAGGTGACCTTCCGCGGGGTGTGCTCGGGGTGCGAGGGCGCGCTGGCCGACGCTGCGGCCGCCGACCGTACGCCTCCCGCCGACCCCGCATCCCCGGCCGACCCTGCGTCCCGCATGTCCGCCGCCGATCCCGGCGACCGCCCGAGAGTTCCCACCCTTCGCACGAAAGGTTGA
- the nhaA gene encoding Na+/H+ antiporter NhaA, with amino-acid sequence MFPSPASLVETSRILALLRQETVGGGLLVAMAALALVWANSPAAGSYTGLRDLRVGYPPWQLDLTLGAWASDGLLTIFFFLVGLELKREFVAGDLRRFGTAIKPILAAAGGVATPALVYLAIAGRDPGLRHGWAIPTATDIAFAVAVLALIGSHLPSPLRIFLLTLAVVDDLIAIGIIAVAYTDAIHPLPLLLALATIGAYGLIAQMFRRFLGDHPAAVWLVLLPIGAVAWAFMHASGIHPTIAGVLLGFTVPVLHHRRDRDSLTGPGLSERLDHQLRPLSTGFAVPLFAFFSAGVAVGGPDGWRATFTDPLTIAVVAALVLGKPTGIVLTTWVLTRVTRVELDPSVQWVDLIGVGQLAGIGFTVSLLVTELAFDPGQTAHDHAKVAILAASIVSAVLAAVILGDRNRHYRRIEDVGSDRDEDASSGPGEEARAGSDEQRQGHGEDQGVLADVDEPRE; translated from the coding sequence GTGTTCCCATCGCCGGCAAGCCTCGTCGAGACCTCACGGATCCTCGCTCTGCTGCGTCAGGAGACCGTCGGCGGCGGCCTGCTGGTCGCGATGGCGGCGCTGGCGCTGGTCTGGGCGAACTCACCGGCGGCCGGCAGCTACACCGGGCTGCGTGACCTCCGGGTCGGCTACCCACCGTGGCAGCTGGATCTGACCCTCGGGGCCTGGGCATCCGACGGTCTGCTGACGATCTTCTTCTTCCTCGTCGGCCTGGAGCTCAAGCGCGAGTTCGTCGCCGGAGACCTGCGTCGCTTCGGCACCGCCATCAAGCCGATCCTCGCGGCCGCCGGCGGCGTGGCGACGCCGGCGCTGGTCTACCTGGCCATCGCCGGGCGGGATCCCGGGCTGCGCCACGGCTGGGCGATCCCCACCGCGACCGATATCGCCTTCGCCGTGGCGGTACTCGCCCTGATCGGATCCCACCTGCCGAGTCCGCTGCGGATCTTCCTGCTCACCCTGGCTGTGGTCGACGACCTGATCGCGATCGGCATCATCGCGGTCGCCTACACCGACGCGATCCATCCGCTGCCGCTGCTGCTCGCCCTGGCAACGATCGGAGCGTACGGCCTGATCGCCCAGATGTTCCGGCGGTTCCTCGGCGACCATCCGGCGGCAGTCTGGCTCGTACTGTTGCCGATCGGCGCGGTCGCGTGGGCCTTCATGCATGCTTCCGGCATCCACCCCACCATCGCCGGCGTACTGCTCGGTTTCACCGTCCCGGTGCTGCACCACCGGCGCGACCGGGACTCGCTCACCGGGCCGGGACTGTCCGAACGGCTCGACCATCAGCTCCGGCCGCTGTCGACAGGGTTCGCGGTCCCACTGTTCGCCTTCTTCTCCGCCGGCGTCGCGGTCGGCGGACCCGACGGCTGGCGGGCGACGTTCACCGACCCGCTGACGATCGCGGTCGTGGCCGCACTGGTACTGGGCAAGCCCACGGGAATCGTCCTCACGACCTGGGTGCTGACCCGAGTGACCCGGGTCGAGCTCGATCCCAGCGTGCAGTGGGTGGATCTGATCGGCGTCGGACAGCTGGCCGGGATCGGTTTCACCGTCTCCCTGCTGGTCACCGAGCTCGCTTTCGACCCCGGCCAGACCGCGCACGACCACGCCAAGGTCGCGATCCTGGCCGCCTCCATCGTGTCGGCCGTCCTGGCCGCGGTGATCCTGGGCGACCGGAACCGCCACTACCGCAGGATCGAGGATGTCGGAAGCGACCGGGACGAGGACGCCTCCTCCGGGCCGGGCGAAGAGGCTCGCGCCGGTTCAGACGAACAGCGCCAGGGTCACGGTGAAGATCAGGGTGTCCTGGCAGACGTGGATGAGCCACGGGAATGA
- a CDS encoding M23 family metallopeptidase, translated as MNSVTLRLPFTGRWRALNSPARRVPSHGSELFGESHAIDFVAVDEADRTARTRDWRTILATEPPERFVGFGRPILAPIAGRVVVVHDGEPDHAARRSQLALLPYALGQARRVGQGIDAIAGNHIILHEPDSGTYVALVHLRAGSLTVRPGDEVVAGAPLGQCGNSGNSTQPHLHLQVMDALDLRLARGVPLLFADFREWPAWGGRVVEHDSGIPAEGSVVTPA; from the coding sequence GTGAACAGTGTCACGTTGCGGCTGCCGTTCACCGGACGATGGCGGGCGCTCAACAGCCCGGCCCGCCGTGTCCCCAGTCACGGCAGTGAGCTGTTCGGCGAGAGTCATGCGATCGACTTCGTCGCGGTCGACGAGGCGGACCGTACGGCCCGGACCCGCGACTGGCGGACCATCCTCGCCACCGAGCCGCCCGAGCGGTTCGTCGGCTTCGGTCGTCCGATCCTGGCCCCGATCGCCGGACGGGTGGTGGTCGTACACGACGGAGAGCCCGATCACGCCGCCCGACGCTCCCAACTGGCGCTGCTCCCGTACGCCCTCGGTCAGGCCCGCCGGGTCGGCCAAGGGATCGACGCGATCGCCGGCAACCACATCATCCTGCACGAGCCGGACAGCGGGACGTACGTCGCACTGGTCCACCTGCGGGCCGGCTCGCTGACGGTACGCCCGGGCGATGAGGTGGTGGCCGGTGCGCCGCTGGGGCAGTGCGGCAACTCCGGCAACTCCACCCAGCCGCACCTGCATCTGCAGGTGATGGACGCCCTCGACCTCAGGCTGGCCCGGGGCGTGCCGCTGCTCTTCGCGGATTTCCGGGAATGGCCGGCGTGGGGTGGTCGGGTCGTCGAGCACGACAGTGGGATCCCGGCCGAGGGTTCCGTCGTCACCCCCGCGTGA